A portion of the Deltaproteobacteria bacterium genome contains these proteins:
- a CDS encoding DNA-3-methyladenine glycosylase 2 family protein has translation MPTHRFTLTPTPPYSLDLTAIRFARFKDEIVDRVQPKRYQRLLLVDRRFVLATVTDGGTTTKPQLHVELQGSRQSDLEQPECTAQLRHILCTDLDLKPFYRQVRTDEVLAPLIAPARGLKLPASPTVFESLVMAVLSQQVNLTFAYSIKRELVETFGEQWRKDGVVYYAFPRPERFAEEAADNLLRFRLSRAKAATLVRLGEAFASGTLREEELRTLPDEEVVERLIQIKGIGRWSAEIALLRGLARVDAFPGGDLGVVKYVAQGLLGKAEKATEADMRAFAERWRPYRGLALVYCYAELMRRNKV, from the coding sequence ATGCCGACTCACCGTTTCACTCTCACCCCGACTCCCCCATATTCGCTCGATCTTACCGCTATCCGCTTTGCTCGGTTCAAAGACGAGATTGTCGATCGGGTACAGCCGAAGCGATACCAACGCTTGTTGTTGGTCGATAGGCGGTTCGTGCTCGCCACGGTGACGGATGGCGGCACGACGACGAAGCCGCAGCTGCATGTCGAGCTACAAGGCTCGCGGCAAAGCGATCTTGAGCAGCCAGAGTGCACGGCGCAACTGCGCCATATCCTGTGCACGGATCTCGATCTCAAGCCGTTTTATCGCCAGGTGCGCACAGATGAAGTCCTCGCGCCGCTCATTGCGCCTGCTCGCGGTCTGAAGCTCCCCGCCAGCCCTACGGTCTTCGAGTCGCTGGTGATGGCCGTGCTTTCGCAGCAAGTCAATCTGACCTTCGCCTATTCCATCAAACGGGAATTGGTGGAAACCTTCGGAGAACAATGGCGGAAAGATGGCGTGGTCTATTATGCCTTTCCCCGCCCCGAACGATTCGCCGAGGAAGCGGCGGACAATCTCCTGCGCTTTCGTTTAAGCCGTGCCAAGGCCGCAACCCTGGTGCGCCTGGGAGAAGCCTTCGCTTCTGGAACATTACGAGAAGAAGAACTACGCACGTTGCCCGACGAAGAGGTGGTCGAGCGTTTGATCCAGATCAAAGGTATTGGTCGCTGGAGCGCCGAGATCGCTTTGCTGCGCGGCTTGGCTCGCGTGGACGCTTTTCCCGGCGGCGACCTTGGGGTGGTGAAATACGTGGCGCAGGGACTGTTGGGCAAAGCCGAGAAAGCCACCGAGGCGGACATGCGGGCGTTCGCCGAACGGTGGCGTCCGTATCGTGGGCTGGCGCTGGTGTATTGTTATGCGGAGCTGATGCGGAGAAACAAGGTTTAA
- a CDS encoding CoA transferase → MNRPLDGVRVLDWTIWQQGPVSTMMLADLGAEVIKIEERVGGDPGRGVMSVAGAMIGTSSGPNFYFEANNRHKKSLTLNLKKPEAREIIYKLVEKSDVFVQNFRKGVADKLGIGYEALKKYNPKLIYASATGYGPFGPDSAEPSFDYMGLARSGIMTAAGEPDHPPLAITGGIADQMGAIMLSYGILAALIARDKYGVGQQVDTSHLGSMTALQGLNVSCKAMLGAEFKRTLRAAAPSPLWNHYQCGDGKWICLAMPQQDRYWPDFCKVLGIQDIEKDSRFDTMGKRAENAKELIPLLDKVFASKPRDYWMSALKKGGDFIYTVVNSIDDLMRDEQMLANDYIVDYDHPRIGKTKIVGFPVRLSETPGDPRGAAPEFGEHTELLLTELLDYSWEDVARLKEAEVI, encoded by the coding sequence ATGAATCGACCTCTCGACGGCGTGCGCGTTCTCGATTGGACCATTTGGCAACAAGGTCCGGTCTCCACCATGATGCTGGCCGACCTAGGCGCGGAAGTCATTAAGATCGAGGAACGTGTGGGCGGCGACCCGGGACGCGGTGTCATGAGCGTGGCCGGAGCCATGATTGGTACCAGCAGCGGGCCGAATTTTTATTTCGAGGCCAACAACCGCCATAAAAAGAGCCTGACGCTCAACCTCAAAAAGCCGGAAGCGCGGGAGATCATCTATAAGCTGGTGGAGAAGTCGGATGTTTTCGTACAAAATTTCCGCAAAGGCGTGGCCGACAAGCTCGGGATCGGTTACGAAGCGCTAAAAAAATACAATCCGAAATTGATCTACGCCAGTGCGACCGGGTATGGCCCTTTCGGGCCGGACTCCGCCGAGCCGTCGTTCGACTATATGGGGCTGGCGCGCTCGGGCATTATGACTGCCGCCGGCGAACCGGATCATCCGCCGCTTGCCATCACCGGCGGCATTGCCGACCAGATGGGTGCTATTATGCTTTCCTATGGGATTCTGGCGGCACTGATCGCGCGGGATAAATATGGTGTCGGTCAGCAAGTCGACACCTCTCACCTCGGCAGCATGACGGCCCTGCAAGGGCTGAACGTTTCTTGCAAGGCTATGCTTGGCGCCGAGTTCAAACGCACGCTGCGCGCGGCGGCGCCGAGTCCGCTGTGGAATCATTACCAATGCGGCGACGGCAAGTGGATCTGCCTGGCCATGCCGCAGCAGGATCGCTACTGGCCGGACTTCTGCAAAGTGCTCGGTATCCAAGATATCGAAAAAGATTCGCGCTTCGACACCATGGGCAAACGAGCGGAAAACGCCAAAGAGCTGATTCCGCTCCTCGACAAAGTCTTTGCCTCAAAACCCCGCGACTATTGGATGAGCGCGCTTAAGAAGGGTGGTGACTTCATCTACACCGTGGTTAACTCGATTGACGACCTCATGCGTGACGAGCAGATGCTCGCCAACGACTATATCGTTGATTACGATCACCCTCGGATCGGCAAAACCAAGATCGTGGGTTTCCCGGTTCGCTTGAGTGAAACTCCAGGCGACCCGCGCGGCGCGGCTCCAGAGTTCGGCGAACATACGGAATTGTTGCTGACCGAATTGCTGGACTACTCGTGGGAAGATGTGGCGCGATTGAAGGAAGCCGAAGTCATTTAG